Genomic segment of Halococcus sediminicola:
CTGCTGGAGGCGTTCGATGTTTGAAGCCACTATCGCTGATGGAGCGCTTGAGCTTCATCGGCCGGGAATCCATTGGCTCTCGACGGGATGGGACGGCGGGTTCGAGCGGGCTGCGGCCGCCTACAACATCACGGTTCCCGAGGGGTGGGAACGAACCGACCTCGGAACGTACATCAGCGAACGACGGGAGCGCGCCGGATTCACCGCCAGCGGCCCGACGCTGCTCACCGGCGTCGAGATGCGCCACGCCCGGGGCGCGCGGCTCGACCCCGTGGTCGCGTACGCAACCGTCGGCCTGTCGAATCCCGCCGCGCTCCCGATGGAGCCGACGGGAGCAGGTGAAGAACGGCACGACCGCCCGTCCGACGTCGGAACGGTCAATCTCCTCATCGGGACGACGCGGTGTCTGAGCAAGGCGGCGCTTGCGACGTTCCTCGGGATCGTCGTCGAGGCGAAGACGGCGACGCTACTGGCTGAATCGGGGTTTCCGGGCACGACGACGGACGCGGTCGTCGTTGGCAGTGACGAGATGGTGGAGCCGGCGACGTTCGCCGGGAGCGCGACGCCGGTCGGTGCTGCCGCTCGTGCGTGCGTCCGCGAGGCGGTACGAGCGAGTTTCCGCTCTCGATACGCCGAGC
This window contains:
- a CDS encoding adenosylcobinamide amidohydrolase, which codes for MFEATIADGALELHRPGIHWLSTGWDGGFERAAAAYNITVPEGWERTDLGTYISERRERAGFTASGPTLLTGVEMRHARGARLDPVVAYATVGLSNPAALPMEPTGAGEERHDRPSDVGTVNLLIGTTRCLSKAALATFLGIVVEAKTATLLAESGFPGTTTDAVVVGSDEMVEPATFAGSATPVGAAARACVREAVRASFRSRYAEREVASSVADAEHGVVTDRRAEVFTP